A section of the Malania oleifera isolate guangnan ecotype guangnan chromosome 2, ASM2987363v1, whole genome shotgun sequence genome encodes:
- the LOC131147951 gene encoding zinc finger CCCH domain-containing protein 14-like has translation MDSGLARKRGRPEAAFNGNGGLKRSKQEMENFSTGIGSKSKPCTKFFSTSGCPFGEGCHFLHYVPGGIKAVAQMTNLGGSPAVPPPARSQVVPPSFPDGSSPPVVKTRLCNKYNTAEGCKFGDKCHFAHGEWELGKPTLPLHDDPRGMGAVPGRLPGRIEQPPTGLAAAASFGASATAKISVDASLAGAIIGKGGVNSKQICRVTGAKLSIREHESDSNLRNIELEGTFDQIKQASAMVSELIFNLGSASGGGHPMKNQTFSNSAPATHFKTKLCDNFAKGSCTFGEKCHFAHGADEMRKPGM, from the exons ATGGACTCTGGACTTGCTCGCAAGAGAGGAAGGCCTGAAGCTGCTTTCAATGGCAATGGTGGTCTTAAGAGATCCAAGCAAG AAATGGAGAACTTTTCTACTGGTATTGGAAGCAAATCAAAGCCATGCACAAAGTTTTTCAG CACTTCTGGGTGCCCATTTGGTGAAGGTTGTCACTTTCTGCACTATGTTCCTGGCGGAATTAAAGCTGTGGCTCAGATGACTAATCTTGGTGGCAGCCCAGCTGTCCCGCCCCCTGCTAGAAGCCAGGTGGTTCCACCATCTTTCCCAGATGGTTCATCTCCACCAGTTGTCAAAACTCGATTGTGCAACAAGTACAACACAGCTGAAGGTTGCAAATTCGGTGACAAATGCCACTTTGCTCATGGTGAGTGGGAACTCGGCAAGCCAACCCTTCCATTACATGATGATCCTCGTGGCATGGGGGCTGTTCCTGGCAGATTACCTGGCAGGATTGAGCAACCTCCAACGGGGCTTGCTGCTGCTGCCAGCTTTGGAGCCTCTGCTACTGCAAAGATCAGTGTTGATGCTTCGTTGGCTGGAGCAATCATTGGGAAAGGCGGGGTGAACTCGAAGCAGATCTGTCGTGTGACTGGAGCTAAGTTGTCCATAAGGGAGCATGAATCAGATTCGAACTTGAGGAACATTGAGCTGGAGGGTACTTTTGATCAGATCAAGCAAGCCAGTGCAATGGTAAGTGAGCTTATTTTCAATCTTGGTTCTGCTTCTGGTGGTGGGCATCCCATGAAGAACCAGACTTTTTCGAACTCTGCTCCAGCGACCCACTTCAAGACGAAGCTGTGCGACAATTTTGCAAAGGGGTCCTGTACATTTGGGGAAAAGTGCCACTTTGCCCACGGAGCTGATGAAATGCGCAAGCCTGGGATGTGA